A region from the uncultured Holophaga sp. genome encodes:
- a CDS encoding TetR/AcrR family transcriptional regulator, whose product MSRTHSRGPRKTRLEPGRLLDAAQAVFAREGLHAASMRAIAREAGCDPALIYYHFEHKEAMFKALLDRKFPVITRRFLEVREETLTQHSAERLWAILGVVHEEMAGDPGFRSLVRGELTRGVEGIQEAIARQLKPQFEALLAIFLEGMAKGEIRGDILPPLGGFFFLRLYMEILDLVPVMSVRIAGLPAEAVLPLAKLAWFDLFWRGVAVRPEAVPPFLLAIRASLQEATERIRAIHGSLPC is encoded by the coding sequence ATGAGCCGTACCCATTCCAGAGGACCCAGGAAGACCCGCCTCGAGCCGGGGAGGCTCCTGGATGCGGCCCAGGCGGTCTTCGCCCGGGAGGGGCTCCATGCCGCCAGCATGCGGGCCATCGCCCGGGAGGCGGGCTGCGATCCAGCCCTGATCTACTATCATTTCGAGCACAAGGAGGCCATGTTCAAGGCACTTCTGGATCGGAAGTTCCCGGTGATCACGCGGCGCTTCCTGGAGGTCCGGGAGGAGACGCTCACCCAGCACAGCGCCGAGCGTCTCTGGGCGATCCTGGGGGTGGTCCATGAGGAGATGGCCGGGGACCCCGGCTTCCGCTCCCTGGTGAGGGGGGAACTCACCCGAGGGGTCGAGGGGATCCAGGAGGCCATCGCCAGACAGCTGAAACCCCAGTTCGAGGCCCTCTTGGCCATCTTCCTGGAGGGGATGGCCAAGGGGGAGATCCGGGGGGACATCCTGCCCCCCCTGGGGGGCTTCTTCTTCCTGCGCCTCTACATGGAGATCCTGGACCTGGTACCGGTGATGTCAGTGCGGATCGCCGGATTGCCTGCCGAGGCTGTGCTCCCGCTGGCCAAGCTGGCCTGGTTCGACCTCTTCTGGCGCGGTGTGGCTGTCCGGCCTGAAGCGGTGCCTCCCTTCCTCCTCGCCATCCGTGCCTCCCTCCAGGAGGCTACCGAGCGCATCCGAGCCATCCATGGGAGCCTGCCATGCTGA
- a CDS encoding ABC transporter ATP-binding protein, whose product MSPAPAVTLRNLERRFGDFLAVKDLSLEVRPGEIFGFLGPNGAGKSTTIRMLCGLLEPSGGTGTVAGFDIRTQREQIKQHIGYMSQRFSLYEDLSVEENIDFYAGIYRIPRARKPGRKAWVLEMARLQELRRARTGQLPGGWKQRLSLGCALLHEPPVLFLDEPTSGVDPLTRRDFWDLIHEVAEGGVTVFVTTHYMEEAEYCDRLGLIYRGELVASGTPTEMKERLMGELVVEVVCERAHDALMVVAGVPGVRDAVLFGRHIHLMTPEGGELPGRVREALETEGFRVEAIGPITPSLEDVFVSLIEARDRAEGTQREFRT is encoded by the coding sequence ATGAGTCCGGCCCCTGCCGTCACCCTGAGGAACCTCGAGCGGCGCTTCGGGGACTTCCTGGCTGTGAAGGACCTCTCCCTGGAGGTCCGCCCCGGGGAGATCTTCGGCTTCCTGGGTCCCAACGGTGCCGGGAAGTCCACCACCATCCGCATGCTCTGCGGGCTCCTTGAACCCAGCGGGGGGACGGGCACCGTCGCGGGCTTCGACATCCGGACCCAGCGGGAGCAGATCAAGCAGCACATCGGCTACATGAGTCAGCGCTTCAGCCTCTACGAGGATCTCAGTGTGGAGGAGAACATCGACTTTTACGCCGGGATCTACCGCATCCCCCGGGCCCGCAAGCCCGGGCGGAAGGCCTGGGTGCTGGAGATGGCCCGGCTCCAGGAGTTGCGTCGCGCCCGCACCGGCCAGCTCCCCGGGGGATGGAAGCAGCGGCTCAGCCTGGGCTGCGCCCTCCTTCACGAACCGCCGGTGCTCTTCCTGGACGAGCCCACCTCCGGTGTGGACCCCCTCACCCGCAGGGACTTCTGGGACCTCATCCACGAGGTGGCCGAGGGAGGGGTCACCGTCTTCGTGACCACCCACTACATGGAGGAGGCGGAATACTGCGACCGCCTCGGCCTGATCTACCGAGGAGAGCTGGTGGCCTCCGGGACTCCCACCGAAATGAAAGAGCGCCTGATGGGTGAGCTGGTGGTGGAGGTGGTCTGTGAGCGAGCCCACGATGCCCTCATGGTGGTGGCCGGGGTGCCGGGGGTACGGGATGCCGTGCTCTTCGGCAGGCACATCCACCTGATGACCCCAGAGGGGGGGGAGCTGCCGGGCCGGGTCCGCGAGGCCCTCGAGACCGAAGGCTTCCGGGTCGAGGCCATCGGGCCCATCACCCCCAGCCTGGAGGATGTCTTTGTTTCCCTCATCGAGGCGAGGGACCGGGCCGAGGGGACGCAGCGGGAGTTCCGGACATGA
- the bioB gene encoding biotin synthase BioB, producing the protein MPTLQEIRTIHDLPIPELLYRAATVHRTHWDPNRIQFCTLDAIQSGACPEDCAYCPQSAHHGTGVKPEPLKELERVLEGARRAKASGSTRYCMGASWREVKDGEPFEQVLEIVRAVAALDMEVCVTLGMLSEAQARRLKDAGCTVYNHNIDSSREFYETIISTRKFEDRLQTIRAVRAAGLEVCSGGIVGMGEKVEDRIHFLHELSLMEPPPESIPINQLVSVTGTPLEGVEPPPPMEFIRMIATARILFPESRIRLSAGRTAMSTEMQAMAFFAGANSLFTGEKLLMTPNPGRTADEQLMAELGMEIEKA; encoded by the coding sequence ATGCCGACGCTACAAGAAATCCGAACCATCCACGATCTCCCCATCCCCGAGCTGCTGTACCGGGCTGCCACGGTCCACCGGACCCACTGGGACCCCAACCGCATCCAGTTCTGCACTCTGGATGCCATCCAGTCTGGAGCCTGCCCCGAGGACTGTGCCTATTGCCCTCAGTCCGCCCACCATGGGACCGGCGTGAAGCCCGAGCCCCTCAAGGAGCTGGAGCGCGTTCTGGAGGGGGCCCGCCGGGCCAAGGCCTCCGGGTCCACCCGGTACTGCATGGGGGCCAGCTGGCGCGAGGTGAAGGATGGTGAGCCCTTCGAGCAGGTGCTGGAGATCGTTCGGGCTGTGGCCGCCTTGGACATGGAGGTCTGCGTCACCTTGGGGATGCTGAGCGAGGCCCAGGCCCGGCGCCTCAAGGATGCGGGCTGCACGGTCTACAACCACAACATCGACAGCAGTCGTGAGTTCTACGAAACCATCATTTCCACGCGGAAGTTCGAGGACCGTCTCCAGACTATCCGCGCTGTGCGGGCGGCTGGGCTTGAGGTCTGCTCCGGGGGGATCGTGGGCATGGGCGAGAAGGTGGAGGACCGCATCCACTTCCTGCACGAGCTCTCCCTCATGGAGCCTCCGCCGGAGAGCATCCCCATCAACCAGTTGGTGAGCGTGACGGGGACACCCCTGGAAGGGGTCGAACCTCCGCCGCCCATGGAGTTCATCCGCATGATCGCCACGGCGCGCATCCTCTTCCCGGAGAGTCGCATCCGCCTCAGTGCGGGCCGCACGGCCATGAGCACCGAGATGCAGGCCATGGCCTTCTTCGCAGGAGCCAACAGCCTCTTCACCGGAGAGAAGCTCCTCATGACCCCCAACCCGGGCAGGACTGCCGACGAGCAGCTGATGGCCGAGCTGGGGATGGAGATCGAGAAGGCCTAG
- a CDS encoding DUF502 domain-containing protein, whose translation MIRKYLVAGFFSLLPLAVTLWVLYLIFTTLVGVFQGPIAWVAVQFGLHTIPYWVLAGLSLLAMLGLLILTGMLVGNLLGRQLLQWLDNLMLNIPLVKGVYGATKQLMSAVQQGKGGSFREVVLVEWPMPGSYTLGLVARKDCLWVMPEGPERVAVYVPTAPNPTSGYVIMVERSRLRTVDMSPEQVVAWAVSAGVVIPNHGTQA comes from the coding sequence ATGATCCGAAAATACCTCGTCGCAGGGTTCTTCTCGCTGCTTCCCCTGGCGGTGACGCTCTGGGTCCTCTATCTGATTTTCACCACCCTGGTGGGTGTCTTCCAAGGGCCCATCGCCTGGGTGGCGGTGCAGTTCGGTCTCCACACCATCCCCTACTGGGTTCTGGCAGGTCTGAGCCTCCTGGCCATGCTGGGGCTGCTCATCCTCACGGGCATGTTGGTGGGCAACCTCCTGGGCCGCCAGCTTCTCCAGTGGCTGGACAACCTCATGCTCAACATCCCTCTGGTGAAGGGGGTGTACGGAGCCACCAAGCAGCTGATGAGCGCCGTCCAGCAGGGCAAGGGGGGGAGCTTCCGGGAGGTGGTGCTGGTGGAGTGGCCCATGCCGGGCTCCTACACCCTGGGTCTGGTGGCCCGCAAGGACTGTCTCTGGGTGATGCCGGAAGGACCGGAGAGGGTGGCGGTCTACGTTCCCACGGCGCCCAACCCCACCTCCGGCTACGTGATCATGGTGGAGCGGAGCAGGCTCAGGACTGTGGACATGAGCCCCGAGCAGGTGGTGGCCTGGGCCGTGAGCGCGGGCGTGGTCATCCCGAACCACGGGACCCAGGCCTGA
- a CDS encoding efflux RND transporter periplasmic adaptor subunit translates to MLNTRTAAVALSALLATGLACHRGSEKSLKVSGNIEVVETEASFRVAGRVAERLVDEGQTVEAGQVIARLEDRDLQQQLGVRQAESSLAEAALREGLAGSRREEVEASRQALEQARADLRRTREDDRRYEELHRKGIVSDRDFQTAREAFRAAEAKERQAAQQYEVVRKGPRSEDIDQLRAKAESAAKARELAETQAGYAVLRAPTSGVVLAKNVEAQEYVSPGTAVVTIGNLKDVWLRAYIEETDLGRVKLGQGVRVRTDSYPDKVYEGRVSFIASEAEFTPKSVQTRKERVKLVYRIKIDIPNPQQELKPGMPADAEIELRGR, encoded by the coding sequence ATGCTGAATACCAGGACCGCCGCAGTGGCGCTGAGCGCCCTTCTGGCCACCGGACTCGCCTGCCACCGGGGTTCCGAGAAGAGCCTCAAGGTATCGGGCAATATCGAGGTCGTGGAGACGGAGGCCAGTTTCCGAGTCGCCGGCCGGGTGGCCGAGCGCTTGGTGGATGAGGGGCAGACCGTGGAGGCGGGGCAGGTGATCGCCCGCCTGGAGGACCGGGATCTCCAGCAGCAGCTCGGGGTGCGCCAGGCCGAGTCCTCCCTGGCGGAGGCTGCCCTCCGGGAGGGGCTGGCGGGCTCGCGCCGGGAGGAGGTGGAGGCCTCCAGGCAGGCGCTGGAGCAGGCCCGGGCGGACCTGAGGCGCACCCGGGAGGACGACCGCCGCTATGAGGAGCTCCACAGGAAGGGGATCGTCTCCGACCGGGACTTCCAGACGGCCCGGGAGGCCTTCCGGGCGGCGGAGGCCAAGGAGCGCCAAGCGGCTCAGCAGTACGAGGTCGTCCGGAAGGGTCCCCGTTCCGAAGATATCGATCAGCTCAGGGCCAAGGCCGAGAGCGCGGCCAAGGCCCGGGAGCTGGCGGAGACCCAGGCAGGCTATGCTGTGCTCCGCGCCCCCACCTCCGGCGTAGTGCTTGCCAAGAACGTGGAGGCCCAGGAATACGTCTCTCCGGGGACAGCCGTGGTCACCATCGGCAACCTGAAGGATGTCTGGCTGAGGGCCTATATCGAGGAGACGGATCTGGGCCGGGTGAAGCTGGGGCAGGGCGTCCGGGTCCGCACGGACAGTTATCCCGACAAGGTTTACGAGGGGCGGGTCTCCTTCATCGCCTCGGAGGCGGAGTTTACCCCCAAGAGCGTCCAGACCCGCAAGGAGCGTGTAAAGCTGGTCTACCGCATCAAGATCGACATCCCCAATCCGCAGCAGGAGCTGAAGCCCGGCATGCCGGCGGATGCCGAGATCGAGCTGAGGGGGCGCTGA
- a CDS encoding ABC transporter ATP-binding protein codes for MPAIRTEGLGRRFGDLVALEGLSLEVARGEIFGLVGPDGAGKTTTMRLLTGILQPSGGRAWVAGFEVAREPDALKDRIGYMAQRFGLYPDLTVQENLDFYADLYSVPPKGRPEAMERLLAFSNLTPFRRRRAGNLSGGMKQKLGLACALIHTPEVLFLDEPTNGVDPVSRRDFWRILYQLQKEGVTIFVSTAYLDEAERCNRVALLHKGLLLAMDTVEGVKGLLRGVLLELRCPSPRGAARCLREVKVGTIALFGDRVHILVSDEVEGRAHIERSLATAGIPIHSLTAIEPDLEDVFTSVIPGEGA; via the coding sequence ATGCCTGCCATCCGGACCGAGGGCCTGGGCCGGCGCTTCGGCGACCTGGTGGCCCTGGAGGGGCTGAGCCTCGAGGTGGCCCGCGGAGAGATCTTCGGCCTGGTGGGGCCGGATGGAGCGGGAAAGACGACCACCATGCGCCTCTTGACAGGCATCCTCCAGCCCAGTGGCGGGAGGGCCTGGGTGGCGGGCTTCGAGGTGGCCCGGGAGCCGGACGCTCTCAAGGACCGCATCGGGTACATGGCCCAGCGCTTCGGGCTCTATCCCGATCTCACCGTGCAGGAAAACCTCGACTTCTATGCCGACCTGTACAGCGTACCCCCGAAGGGGCGGCCGGAGGCCATGGAGCGGCTCCTGGCCTTCAGCAACCTGACCCCCTTCCGCCGCCGTCGGGCGGGGAACCTCTCCGGCGGCATGAAGCAGAAGCTGGGGCTGGCCTGCGCCCTCATCCACACCCCGGAGGTCCTCTTCCTGGACGAGCCCACCAACGGGGTGGATCCTGTCAGCCGCCGGGATTTCTGGCGCATCCTCTACCAGCTCCAGAAGGAGGGCGTGACCATCTTCGTCTCCACGGCCTATCTGGACGAAGCCGAGCGCTGCAATCGCGTAGCCCTGCTCCACAAGGGGCTCCTCCTGGCCATGGATACGGTGGAGGGGGTCAAGGGCCTGCTCCGGGGTGTGCTGCTGGAGCTGCGCTGCCCCTCCCCAAGGGGGGCCGCCCGCTGCCTGCGCGAGGTCAAGGTGGGCACCATCGCCCTCTTCGGGGACCGGGTCCACATCCTGGTGTCCGACGAGGTGGAGGGCAGGGCGCACATTGAAAGGTCCCTGGCGACGGCGGGTATTCCCATCCACAGCCTGACCGCCATCGAACCCGACCTGGAGGATGTCTTCACCTCTGTCATCCCAGGGGAGGGCGCATGA
- a CDS encoding ABC transporter permease, which yields MSPVPFNRFRAIARKEFLHVLRDPRALAVSLALPLILLLIFGYALTLDVDRVPLVVWDQSGTVQSRELASRFEHSRYFSRVRSATGYLELERSLDTREAMMALVIPRDFGQRVGSGRKTAVQVLADGSDANSATLALGYAESIVTGYSREILTESVVRRLGREPVPALELRPRAWFNTEMESRRYIIPGLIAIIMMLIAALLTSLTVAREWESGTMEQLISTPVRPAELILGKLVPYFAIGLVDMILSVLAGRFLFQVPLVGSVGLLFGVAALYLAGSLALGALISSLAKSQLLASQVAFTVTFLPAFLLSGFMFDISNMPLPLRIVTHVVPARYFVSFLRALYLKGAGLAELWPEVLLLAVFCALMITLCIRSFRKRLA from the coding sequence ATGAGCCCGGTGCCCTTCAACCGCTTCCGGGCCATCGCCCGCAAGGAGTTCCTGCACGTGCTCCGGGATCCCAGGGCCCTGGCGGTCAGCCTGGCCCTGCCGCTTATCCTCCTCCTGATCTTCGGGTACGCCCTCACCCTGGATGTGGACCGGGTGCCTCTGGTGGTCTGGGACCAGAGCGGCACGGTCCAGAGCCGGGAGCTGGCCTCCCGCTTCGAGCACTCCAGGTATTTCTCCAGGGTGCGCAGCGCTACGGGCTACCTGGAGCTGGAGAGGTCCCTGGACACCCGGGAGGCCATGATGGCCCTGGTCATCCCCCGCGACTTCGGCCAGCGGGTGGGCTCGGGGCGGAAGACCGCCGTCCAGGTGCTGGCGGATGGCAGCGATGCCAACTCGGCGACCCTGGCCCTCGGCTACGCCGAGTCCATCGTCACGGGGTACTCCAGGGAGATCCTCACCGAGTCTGTGGTGCGTAGGCTGGGGCGGGAGCCGGTCCCCGCCCTGGAGCTGCGTCCCAGGGCCTGGTTCAACACCGAGATGGAGTCCCGCCGCTACATCATCCCCGGCCTCATCGCCATCATCATGATGCTCATCGCCGCCCTGCTGACCTCCCTGACAGTGGCGCGGGAGTGGGAGAGCGGCACCATGGAGCAGCTCATCTCCACCCCGGTGCGCCCGGCGGAGCTCATCCTGGGCAAGCTGGTGCCCTACTTCGCCATCGGCCTGGTGGATATGATCCTGTCCGTCCTGGCGGGGCGCTTCCTCTTCCAGGTGCCCCTGGTGGGCAGCGTAGGGCTCCTCTTCGGGGTGGCTGCCCTTTATCTGGCCGGCTCCCTGGCCCTGGGGGCCCTCATCAGCTCCCTGGCCAAGTCTCAGCTCCTGGCGAGCCAAGTGGCCTTCACTGTGACCTTCCTCCCGGCCTTCCTCCTCTCGGGCTTCATGTTCGATATCAGCAACATGCCGCTGCCCTTGCGGATCGTGACCCATGTGGTCCCCGCCCGCTACTTCGTGAGCTTTCTCAGGGCGCTCTATCTCAAAGGGGCGGGCCTGGCGGAGCTCTGGCCGGAGGTGCTGCTTCTGGCGGTCTTCTGCGCCTTGATGATCACCCTCTGCATCCGGAGCTTCCGGAAGCGCTTGGCCTAG
- a CDS encoding ABC transporter permease yields the protein MIERLKCMLIKEFLQILRDPRMRAVILLVPIVQVVVFGYAVSTDVRHIRTAIFDLDNSPSSRELAARFEGSGHFDLVRRLHSDAEVREVIQKGEVKAVLRMNRGFGDELLGGRTARAQLILDGSDSNTSSIILGYASRIASGFNASVLVDRFARSTGTRLDPEPVTLDSRAWFNPNLESRNYFVPGVIAQLVMIVSMILSSMAVVREREIGTMEQIMVTPMGRLEFILGKTLPFALIGYVDVLLVSTVSVFWFGIPLSGSLPALFVSTGLFLLSTLGVGLLISTTCHTQQQAMMSTFFFIMPAILLSGFIYPIANMPLPVQWMTLLNPLRHFLVIIRGVFLKGQGFTLLWPQMAALALLGIALLALAAGRFRKTAA from the coding sequence GTGATCGAGAGACTGAAGTGCATGCTGATCAAGGAGTTCCTCCAGATTCTGAGGGATCCCCGCATGCGTGCGGTGATCCTCCTGGTGCCCATCGTCCAGGTGGTGGTCTTCGGGTATGCCGTCAGCACCGATGTGCGCCACATCCGCACCGCCATCTTCGACCTGGACAACAGCCCCTCGAGTCGGGAGTTGGCGGCCCGCTTCGAGGGCTCGGGGCACTTCGACCTGGTGCGCCGCCTGCACTCCGATGCGGAGGTGAGGGAGGTGATCCAGAAGGGGGAGGTCAAGGCGGTGCTGCGGATGAACCGGGGCTTCGGGGATGAGCTCCTGGGGGGGCGGACCGCCCGGGCCCAGCTGATCCTCGACGGCAGCGACTCCAACACTTCAAGCATCATCCTGGGCTACGCCAGCCGGATCGCCTCAGGCTTCAACGCCTCCGTGCTGGTGGACCGATTTGCCCGGAGCACGGGTACGCGCCTGGACCCGGAGCCGGTGACCCTGGACTCCAGGGCCTGGTTCAACCCCAACCTGGAGAGCCGGAACTACTTCGTCCCGGGGGTCATCGCCCAGCTCGTCATGATCGTCTCCATGATCCTCTCCAGCATGGCTGTGGTGCGAGAGCGGGAGATCGGGACCATGGAGCAGATCATGGTGACCCCCATGGGGCGCCTGGAGTTCATCCTGGGCAAGACACTGCCCTTCGCCCTCATCGGCTATGTGGATGTGCTTCTGGTGAGCACCGTCTCCGTCTTCTGGTTCGGCATTCCCCTCTCGGGTAGCCTACCGGCCCTCTTCGTGTCCACGGGCCTCTTCCTCCTCAGCACCCTGGGGGTGGGGCTCCTGATCTCCACCACCTGCCATACCCAGCAGCAGGCCATGATGAGCACCTTCTTCTTCATCATGCCGGCCATCCTCCTCTCGGGCTTCATCTATCCCATCGCCAACATGCCCCTGCCCGTCCAGTGGATGACCCTCCTGAATCCCCTGCGTCACTTTCTGGTGATCATCCGGGGGGTCTTCCTCAAGGGCCAGGGCTTTACCCTCCTCTGGCCTCAGATGGCCGCGCTGGCGCTGCTGGGGATAGCGCTCCTGGCCCTGGCGGCGGGACGTTTCCGCAAGACCGCTGCCTGA
- a CDS encoding methyl-accepting chemotaxis protein, which translates to MRLVWFANMAVKWKVTLVIALLGVSLLLMGFSASAVGRLGNQGLEQVVHQDVQPLLHLSEVRRLLQKTTFHCTAHMSAPPAIKQQIEMELNGTDATLDQEWALFLKTVGSRQAEACQRFGEQLKAFRTLRDQQFLPASRANDLVTAGNLMKDKLMVSLDELNTTSYALVESFRTGMEKSLVQNGTRYRWTTRIGWAFTLAMLAIGIGLGYLLVQGIDGSLVSFKRSLEAVADGDLRVRAELRSKDEFGEMSQVLNRMIEQLKGVIGGMRSGMESLASGATQLSASAEEMAATSAEIARSADSQRNSSERVVAAVAQLSASIEEVSRGAQVSLDRLEGAEQATAEGDRAGSATQEAMGRITETAEQIAKAVTVIQEIAQQTNLLSLNAAIEAAKAGEHGKGFAVVAEEVRKLAERSSVSAKEIARFITEANEAVEQGGSTVGRTVEIMRQVRTILDEFGTLMRETTSATTEQAAAGADVARQVEMSNSESVAIASAITEMSSTTNEVARTSSDLHQLAEGLQGKVSLFRL; encoded by the coding sequence ATGCGCTTGGTCTGGTTCGCCAATATGGCGGTGAAGTGGAAAGTCACCCTGGTCATCGCCCTGCTGGGGGTGTCTCTCCTCCTCATGGGCTTCTCTGCCAGCGCGGTCGGACGCCTGGGCAACCAGGGACTCGAGCAGGTCGTGCACCAGGACGTCCAGCCCCTGCTCCACCTCTCCGAGGTCAGGCGGCTCCTCCAGAAGACCACCTTCCACTGTACGGCGCACATGTCTGCTCCTCCCGCCATCAAGCAGCAGATCGAGATGGAGCTCAACGGCACCGACGCCACCCTCGACCAGGAGTGGGCTCTGTTCCTCAAGACCGTCGGAAGCAGGCAGGCAGAGGCCTGCCAGCGCTTCGGCGAGCAGCTCAAGGCCTTCCGGACCTTGCGGGACCAGCAGTTCCTGCCGGCCTCCCGTGCCAATGATCTGGTCACCGCCGGCAATCTGATGAAAGACAAGCTCATGGTCAGCCTGGATGAGCTCAACACCACAAGCTATGCCCTCGTGGAGTCCTTCCGTACCGGCATGGAGAAGTCCCTGGTGCAGAACGGGACGCGCTACCGCTGGACCACCAGGATCGGGTGGGCCTTCACCCTGGCCATGCTCGCCATCGGCATCGGCCTCGGCTACCTGCTCGTCCAGGGCATCGATGGCTCCCTGGTCAGCTTCAAACGTTCCCTGGAGGCAGTAGCCGATGGGGACCTCCGGGTCCGGGCGGAGCTGCGCTCGAAGGACGAGTTCGGGGAGATGAGTCAGGTGCTCAACAGGATGATCGAACAACTGAAGGGCGTGATCGGTGGCATGCGCAGTGGCATGGAGAGCCTGGCCAGCGGAGCCACCCAACTCTCGGCCTCAGCGGAGGAGATGGCCGCCACCAGCGCCGAGATCGCCCGGAGCGCCGACAGCCAGCGGAACTCCTCTGAGCGGGTCGTCGCCGCGGTGGCCCAACTCTCGGCCTCCATCGAAGAGGTCAGCCGTGGGGCCCAGGTTTCCCTGGATCGGCTGGAGGGGGCCGAGCAGGCCACCGCTGAAGGGGACCGGGCCGGGTCCGCCACCCAAGAGGCCATGGGCCGGATCACCGAGACCGCTGAGCAGATCGCCAAGGCTGTGACCGTGATCCAGGAGATCGCCCAGCAGACCAATCTCCTCTCCCTCAATGCCGCCATCGAGGCCGCCAAGGCCGGGGAGCATGGCAAGGGCTTCGCCGTGGTAGCCGAGGAAGTCCGCAAGCTGGCCGAGCGCAGCAGTGTCTCCGCCAAGGAAATCGCGCGCTTCATCACCGAGGCCAACGAAGCTGTCGAGCAGGGGGGCAGCACGGTGGGCAGGACGGTGGAGATCATGCGCCAGGTCCGCACCATCCTGGACGAGTTCGGCACCCTGATGCGGGAGACCACCTCCGCCACCACCGAACAGGCGGCGGCGGGGGCGGATGTCGCCCGTCAGGTTGAGATGAGCAACAGCGAGTCCGTGGCCATCGCCTCAGCCATCACGGAGATGTCCTCCACCACCAATGAAGTGGCCCGGACCTCCTCGGATCTGCACCAGTTGGCGGAAGGGCTCCAAGGGAAAGTGAGCCTCTTCCGCCTCTGA
- the pgsA gene encoding CDP-diacylglycerol--glycerol-3-phosphate 3-phosphatidyltransferase — protein MNLPNYLTFARILMVPILVVVLMTRVRSYEIIGIAVFWAASITDLLDGYLARKWSQVTTLGKLLDPLADKLLVSGALISLVELNLAPAWMVFIILAREMAITGLRSIASEEGITIAAEKLGKWKLGAQIASISCLILGPQLDAWMYQWTGWQVFQFFIQLNRPFSFFLGLGVLLLWVATLLALISGVSYIRNFWRLVSSRVATGQSRITREEDPSGKDPRP, from the coding sequence ATGAACCTTCCGAACTACCTGACCTTCGCCCGGATCCTGATGGTGCCCATCCTCGTGGTGGTGCTGATGACACGGGTGAGGAGCTATGAAATCATCGGTATTGCCGTCTTCTGGGCGGCCTCCATCACGGATCTGCTGGATGGTTATCTGGCCCGTAAGTGGAGCCAGGTGACGACCCTGGGCAAGCTGCTGGACCCCCTGGCGGACAAGCTCCTGGTGAGTGGGGCCCTCATCTCCCTGGTGGAGCTCAACCTCGCCCCTGCTTGGATGGTCTTCATCATCCTGGCCCGGGAGATGGCCATCACCGGACTGCGCTCCATCGCCAGCGAAGAGGGCATCACCATTGCGGCCGAGAAGCTCGGCAAGTGGAAGCTGGGGGCCCAGATCGCCTCCATCTCCTGCCTCATCCTGGGTCCCCAGCTGGACGCCTGGATGTACCAGTGGACCGGCTGGCAGGTCTTCCAGTTCTTCATCCAGCTCAACCGCCCCTTCAGCTTCTTCCTGGGCCTCGGGGTCCTCCTGCTCTGGGTGGCGACCCTTCTCGCCCTCATCAGTGGTGTCTCTTACATCCGCAACTTCTGGCGCTTGGTGTCCTCCCGGGTCGCGACGGGGCAGAGCCGGATCACCCGCGAGGAAGATCCTTCTGGAAAAGACCCCCGTCCATGA